In Helicobacter ibis, a genomic segment contains:
- a CDS encoding ABC transporter ATP-binding protein/permease, which produces MFSQLKIILSKRDRAFIYFLLLFSLLVSLIELIGISAIAPFISIASDFTLIENKPYFAYFYHGLNFTSYYDFVVFFGIFLLCFYVFRSIINLAYQHFLAKFTFGRYHLIVGRLFVNYLGMNYEEFITKNTSYLTKTITTEAHNFTILLSATLFMISEIFVVLLIYITLLFVNFEITFSITILLGIFGFLMTKFVSKKIKGQGKQKEQFQKSFFQSIANSFGNYKIIKLNSDDSSILENFSKSSWGYSLSNIKNQTFFHIPRLLLEAIGFCLMIFVVLYLFITDGDNIASYLPLLSMYVLALYRLLPSINRILDSYNKILFNFRSLEIIYNDINIQTKNLGNGEISFKDSIKLNNISFGYGDKNVLENINMLIKKGEKIAFIGESGSGKSTLVDLIISLLTPKSGEIYIDSTKLSDANIKSWRKKIGYIPQQVYLFDGSVADNVVFGRIYNEEKIKYCLKLANIYEFLEGKDGLDTKVGDSGVALSGGQRQRIAIARALYGEPEVLVLDEATSALDNATEQRIMEEIYQISQGKTLLIIAHRLSTIEKCDVIYKIQNGIPTKINYKDIG; this is translated from the coding sequence ATGTTTTCTCAACTAAAAATAATTCTAAGCAAACGCGATAGAGCTTTTATATATTTTTTGCTTTTGTTTTCTTTGCTTGTATCTTTAATAGAGCTTATTGGAATCTCTGCTATTGCTCCATTTATATCTATAGCAAGTGATTTTACTCTAATAGAAAATAAACCATATTTTGCTTATTTTTATCATGGTCTAAATTTTACATCTTATTATGATTTTGTCGTGTTTTTCGGTATTTTCTTGCTTTGTTTTTATGTCTTTAGAAGCATTATAAACTTAGCATATCAGCATTTTTTGGCCAAATTCACATTTGGTAGATATCATTTGATAGTTGGCAGATTGTTTGTAAATTATCTGGGTATGAATTATGAGGAATTTATTACTAAAAATACTAGTTATCTAACCAAGACAATCACAACCGAAGCACATAATTTTACTATTTTGTTATCTGCTACACTTTTTATGATTTCTGAAATTTTTGTTGTATTGCTAATTTATATTACGCTTTTATTCGTAAATTTTGAAATCACATTTAGTATTACTATTTTATTAGGTATTTTTGGTTTTTTGATGACAAAATTTGTATCTAAAAAAATAAAAGGTCAAGGAAAGCAAAAAGAACAATTTCAAAAAAGCTTTTTTCAGAGTATTGCAAATAGTTTTGGTAATTATAAAATAATTAAGCTAAATAGTGATGATAGTTCGATTTTAGAGAATTTTAGCAAGTCTTCTTGGGGTTATTCTCTATCAAATATTAAAAATCAAACTTTCTTTCATATCCCTAGATTGCTTTTAGAGGCTATTGGATTTTGTTTGATGATTTTTGTTGTGTTGTATTTATTTATAACAGATGGAGATAATATTGCTAGTTATTTACCATTATTATCAATGTATGTTTTAGCATTATACAGACTGCTTCCTTCAATTAATAGAATCTTAGATTCATATAATAAAATATTATTTAATTTTAGATCTTTAGAAATAATATACAATGATATAAACATACAAACCAAGAATCTTGGAAATGGTGAAATAAGCTTCAAAGATAGTATAAAGCTTAATAACATAAGCTTTGGCTATGGTGATAAAAATGTCTTAGAAAATATAAATATGCTAATAAAAAAGGGAGAAAAAATAGCATTTATAGGAGAATCTGGGAGTGGTAAAAGCACATTAGTTGATTTAATTATCAGTCTTTTAACTCCAAAGAGTGGTGAGATATATATAGATTCCACTAAGCTTAGTGATGCAAATATAAAAAGTTGGCGTAAGAAAATAGGATATATACCACAACAGGTTTATTTGTTTGATGGAAGTGTGGCTGATAATGTGGTCTTTGGCAGAATCTACAATGAAGAGAAGATTAAGTATTGTCTAAAATTGGCAAATATTTATGAGTTTTTAGAGGGTAAAGATGGATTAGATACCAAAGTTGGAGATAGTGGTGTAGCACTTAGTGGTGGGCAAAGACAAAGAATTGCAATTGCAAGGGCATTGTATGGAGAGCCTGAAGTATTAGTGTTAGATGAGGCTACAAGTGCATTGGATAATGCAACAGAGCAAAGAATAATGGAAGAGATATATCAAATCTCACAAGGAAAAACTCTCCTAATAATAGCACATAGGCTAAGTACGATAGAAAAATGCGATGTGATATATAAAATACAAAATGGGATTCCAACAAAAATAAACTATAAGGATATAGGATAA
- a CDS encoding glycosyltransferase family 2 protein — protein sequence MDLSHYSKLPKVSIVLTTCNREYFFTEAILSILDQDYPNLEIIISDDKSSDNTFVFAQEYAMEHSNIKVVQNTRSSGSAGNRNNGLDYANGELVLLLDDDDVLFKEAISNLVNIYLQHDKRYGIIIANCTRSDDGSLSGRGVDESGEISFKDVLSGRLQGEFVTLFERNLLGRRRFSEERGNMGLLWLRMHKQSQSYYYHKPLKFYRIHADSLSHTLKYNPLLMAKNYEQNILLFYKERKEVCPRYLSELCATAALLYHQGGNRNMAFKKILQSFTIYPSLQALKALFYICLPKTFIPRIITKQIVEK from the coding sequence ATGGATTTAAGTCATTATTCAAAATTACCAAAAGTTAGTATAGTCCTTACTACCTGTAATAGAGAATATTTTTTTACTGAAGCAATTTTAAGTATATTAGACCAAGACTATCCAAACTTAGAGATAATAATTAGCGATGATAAATCAAGCGATAATACCTTTGTCTTTGCCCAAGAATATGCAATGGAGCATTCAAATATAAAGGTTGTGCAAAATACTAGAAGTAGTGGTTCAGCTGGTAATCGAAATAATGGTTTAGATTATGCAAATGGTGAGCTTGTATTATTGCTTGATGATGATGATGTGCTTTTTAAAGAGGCTATTTCAAATTTGGTAAATATATATTTGCAACATGATAAAAGATATGGAATCATTATTGCAAATTGCACTAGAAGTGATGATGGCTCATTATCTGGCAGAGGAGTAGATGAATCTGGTGAAATTAGTTTTAAGGATGTCTTAAGCGGTAGGCTTCAAGGAGAGTTTGTAACTTTATTTGAGAGGAATTTGCTTGGAAGAAGGAGATTTAGCGAAGAGAGGGGTAATATGGGCTTACTTTGGCTTAGAATGCATAAACAAAGTCAGAGCTATTATTATCATAAGCCTTTGAAATTTTATAGAATTCATGCAGATTCTCTAAGTCATACTCTAAAATATAATCCGCTTTTAATGGCAAAGAACTATGAACAAAATATTTTGTTATTCTATAAAGAAAGAAAAGAAGTATGTCCAAGGTATCTATCAGAGTTATGTGCTACTGCTGCACTTTTGTATCATCAAGGCGGAAATAGAAATATGGCTTTTAAAAAGATTCTGCAAAGCTTTACAATATACCCTAGCTTACAAGCATTAAAGGCATTGTTTTATATATGTCTTCCAAAAACATTTATCCCAAGAATAATTACAAAGCAAATAGTAGAAAAATGA
- a CDS encoding glycosyltransferase: MKILLTIRSLNFGGAERQWVNLAKGLYARDDIELLLCTFYSGGDLYDEVSHLPYVCVDKKGKSDFLFLCRYRKIIKDFKPDVIYAFMPDSNLFSLFASAFLNIPVVFGFRSSAINVTKLPFFSKAYFYAQKYCSKYAKAIVCNSNDAISFYKEYGYFMDRACVVYNGIDTACVKDRDNILKERLNLPKESIIFGIAARMNKVKDYPLFAKAARYLCGKNSNVYFISIGKIDDVILRECLDVLGDFKDRVLFLGAKDNVWYYYSIFDFILSTSYTESFSNSIAEGMACGALPIVSDVGESAVIANFGQDYKFCFNKRDERGLYKCLDSVISLSNDEKIRLSFESKKHIIDRFSISKMVDNTCEVLGKCI; this comes from the coding sequence ATGAAAATATTACTAACTATACGATCTTTAAATTTTGGTGGGGCGGAGAGACAATGGGTAAATCTTGCTAAAGGGCTTTATGCTAGAGATGATATTGAGTTGTTGTTATGCACATTTTATAGTGGTGGTGATTTGTATGATGAAGTCTCTCATTTGCCTTATGTGTGTGTAGATAAAAAAGGCAAGAGTGATTTTTTATTTTTATGTAGATATAGAAAAATAATCAAAGACTTTAAGCCAGATGTTATCTATGCTTTTATGCCAGATTCTAATCTTTTTAGTCTGTTTGCTTCTGCTTTTTTAAATATACCAGTTGTTTTTGGATTTAGATCTAGTGCTATTAATGTAACAAAGCTACCATTTTTTTCAAAAGCATATTTTTATGCACAGAAGTATTGCAGTAAATATGCAAAAGCGATAGTTTGTAACTCTAATGATGCAATTAGTTTCTATAAAGAGTATGGATATTTTATGGATAGGGCTTGTGTTGTGTATAATGGGATTGATACTGCATGTGTTAAAGATAGAGACAATATCCTAAAAGAAAGGCTAAACCTACCTAAAGAATCTATTATATTTGGAATTGCAGCTAGAATGAATAAAGTGAAAGATTATCCGCTTTTTGCCAAAGCTGCTAGATATTTGTGTGGCAAGAATAGTAATGTATATTTTATATCTATTGGCAAAATAGATGATGTAATTTTAAGAGAATGCTTAGATGTATTGGGAGATTTTAAAGATAGAGTATTGTTTTTAGGGGCTAAAGATAATGTATGGTACTATTATTCTATCTTTGATTTTATACTATCTACTTCATATACGGAGAGTTTTTCTAATTCTATTGCAGAAGGCATGGCATGTGGGGCTTTACCTATTGTTAGTGATGTTGGAGAGAGTGCTGTAATAGCAAATTTTGGACAAGACTATAAATTTTGCTTCAACAAGCGTGATGAAAGGGGCTTGTATAAGTGTTTAGATTCTGTAATATCATTAAGCAATGATGAAAAAATAAGACTAAGTTTTGAATCTAAAAAGCATATTATTGATAGATTTTCAATATCTAAAATGGTAGATAATACTTGTGAGGTTTTAGGTAAATGCATATAG
- a CDS encoding glycosyltransferase has protein sequence MHIVILIYSFGAGGAERVTSLLLEELIKEYKITLVLLEDVCHYEIPNGVEKIILGKNSNNENGVIKLLKLPFLAYKYSKIIKDSTHSLSLMTRPNYINILASFFVRQPRIFISERCYPSEQYGYNNLASKINRFLIKALYNKAHKISANSEQNADDLVENFGIAREKVTFLPNVFCIDKIRNLSQDETELKQIIKRHKSNGEIIFVSVGRLDVGKNHILLINAFNEILSLGYKVHLFIIGSGELESYLKEAIGDIKNITLLGKTKNPYAPLSVADFFVFGSNHEGFPNVLVESISLGVPIITTDCAPRIILGKKRRDIDSIPLFKCGIVTPINNLNSMVVAIKLALDNPNMFHKDELLEYSMEFDISKKIGEYKQWLEI, from the coding sequence ATGCATATAGTAATACTTATTTATTCATTTGGTGCTGGTGGTGCAGAGAGGGTTACTTCATTGCTTCTAGAAGAGCTAATAAAGGAATATAAAATTACCCTTGTATTGCTTGAAGATGTTTGTCATTATGAGATACCAAATGGTGTAGAGAAGATAATCTTAGGTAAAAATAGCAATAATGAAAATGGGGTGATAAAGCTTTTAAAATTACCATTCCTTGCTTATAAATACTCAAAAATTATTAAAGATTCTACACATTCTCTATCATTGATGACACGCCCAAATTATATAAATATACTTGCGTCATTTTTTGTGAGACAACCAAGAATCTTTATATCAGAGAGATGTTATCCATCAGAGCAATATGGCTATAATAATCTAGCCTCTAAGATTAATAGATTTTTAATTAAGGCTTTGTATAACAAAGCGCATAAAATCTCTGCTAATTCAGAGCAAAATGCAGATGACTTAGTAGAAAATTTTGGTATAGCAAGAGAGAAGGTTACATTTTTACCTAATGTATTTTGTATAGATAAGATACGAAATTTATCACAAGATGAAACAGAACTAAAGCAAATAATAAAGCGACATAAAAGCAATGGTGAAATAATTTTTGTAAGTGTAGGGCGACTTGATGTTGGGAAGAATCATATTTTACTAATTAATGCATTTAATGAAATTTTGTCTTTAGGTTATAAGGTGCATTTATTTATTATAGGATCTGGTGAGCTAGAATCCTACCTTAAAGAAGCAATAGGAGATATTAAGAATATTACATTACTTGGCAAGACAAAGAATCCTTATGCGCCTTTGAGTGTGGCTGATTTTTTTGTGTTTGGTTCAAATCATGAAGGATTTCCAAATGTGTTAGTAGAATCTATCTCTTTAGGTGTGCCTATAATCACTACAGATTGTGCTCCTAGAATAATTTTGGGAAAAAAGAGACGAGATATAGATTCTATACCTTTATTTAAGTGCGGGATAGTAACCCCTATAAATAATCTAAATAGCATGGTTGTAGCTATAAAATTGGCTCTTGATAATCCAAATATGTTTCATAAAGATGAGCTCTTAGAGTATTCTATGGAGTTTGATATATCTAAAAAAATAGGAGAATATAAGCAGTGGCTGGAGATATAG